One window from the genome of Mauremys mutica isolate MM-2020 ecotype Southern chromosome 4, ASM2049712v1, whole genome shotgun sequence encodes:
- the LOC123369885 gene encoding probable G-protein coupled receptor 152, translating into MEPFNTSHSNWTQLFPPEPFIPASWRAAFLIATLAIGLPANAFIIWLTGWQLRRRGLSVFILSLATSDFLFLSITVMQIMETLLDDNWVLGSPMCRLRYFLYDLSYHCSLFLLAALSVDRCLLVLLPLWYCCHRPLRLSSYICLGAWLVAALLTIKGFVFADVIRYPDGMLVCSSDRGKYEWPLRLLEVLVEGLFPFVVMVTTHVATLSRTFRHHTRPPSKFYRIVAATLSAYVLLNLPFQIVQLLFLVSWEHEEFNNRIFPFMVYFSYLINLNSSINPLIYIFFGSNICTGCGHHMTSSLTMALTEEQERSPRDMSSKSFSA; encoded by the coding sequence ATGGAGCCATTTAACACCTCACACTCCAACTGGACGCAACTCTTTCCTCCGGAACCCTTTATACCGGCATCATGGCGAGCAGCCTTCCTGATTGCCACGCTGGCCATCGGGCTGCCAGCCAACGCCTTCATCATCTGGCTGACAGGGTGGCAGCTGCGGCGCCGGGGCCTGTCCGTCTTCATCCTAAGCCTGGCCACCTCtgacttcctcttcctctccatCACGGTCATGCAGATCATGGAGACCTTGCTGGATGACAACTGGGTGCTGGGCAGCCCCATGTGCCGCCTGCGCTACTTCCTCTACGACTTGAGCTACCACTGCAGCCTCTTCCTGCTGGCTGCCCTCAGCGTGGACCGctgcctgctggtgctgctgcccctCTGGTACTGCTGCCACCGCCCCCTGCGGCTCTCCAGCTACATCTGCTTGGGGGCCTGGCTAGTGGCTGCCCTGCTCACCATCAAGGGCTTCGTCTTCGCCGACGTCATCCGGTATCCAGACGGGATGCTCGTCTGCTCCAGCGACAGGGGCAAATACGAGTGGCCCCTGCGCCTGCTGGAGGTGCTGGTGGAGGGACTCTTCCCCTTCGTCGTCATGGTGACCACCCATGTCGCCACCTTGTCCCGCACCTTCCGGCACCACACCCGGCCCCCCAGCAAGTTCTACCGCATCGTGGCCGCCACCCTGTCAGCCTATGTGCTGCTCAACCTCCCCTTCCAGATCGTCCAGTTGCTCTTCCTGGTCTCCTGGGAGCATGAGGAGTTCAACAATCGCATCTTCCCCTTCATGGTCTACTTTAGCTACCTGATCAACCTCAACAGCAGCATCAACCCTCTCATCTACATCTTCTTCGGCTCCAACATCTGCACAGGCTGCGGCCACCACATGACTTCCTCCCTTACCATGGCTCTCACTGaggagcaggagaggagccccAGGGACATGTCCAGCAAGTCCTTCTCAGCCTAG